A DNA window from Fragaria vesca subsp. vesca linkage group LG3, FraVesHawaii_1.0, whole genome shotgun sequence contains the following coding sequences:
- the LOC101294733 gene encoding ras-related protein RABA5a-like encodes MAFHSEEEKAEDYLFKIVLIGDSAVGKSNLLARFARNEFFPNSKSTIGVEFQTQKIVIDGKEVKAQIWDTAGQERFRAVTSAYYRGAVGALLVYDISRHQTFDSIGRWLNELHTHSDMNVVTILVGNKSDLKDAREVSTAEGKALAEAQGLFFMETSALDSSNVAAAFQTVVKEIYNILSRKVMMSQELKKQDHSWVGTGKTVVIQGDGSEEAASTEPKKGGCCSS; translated from the exons ATGGCCTTTCATTCTGAGGAAGAAAAGGCTGAGGATTATCTTTTCAAGATTGTTCTAATTGGTGATTCGGCAGTGGGAAAATCTAATTTGCTTGCACGATTTGCTAGAAATGAGTTCTTTCCTAATTCAAAGTCAACTATAGGAGTAGAGTTCCAAACCCAAAAGATTGTTATTGATGGTAAAGAAGTCAAAGCACAGATATGGGACACTGCTGGTCAAGAGCGGTTCAGGGCTGTTACATCTGCATATTACAGAGGTGCTGTTGGTGCTCTTTTGGTTTATGATATCAGTAGGCATCAGACATTTGATAGTATCGGCAGATGGCTTAATGAGCTCCACA CTCACTCCGACATGAATGTTGTAACGATACTTGTTGGTAACAAATCGGATCTCAAGGATGCCAGGGAGGTATCCACTGCTGAAGGCAAAGCCTTGGCAGAAGCTCAGGGTTTGTTTTTCATGGAGACATCTGCTCTTGACTCATCCAACGTTGCTGCCGCCTTTCAGACGGTAGTGAAGGAGATCTACAATATACTAAGTCGAAAAGTAATGATGTCCCAGGAGCTCAAGAAACAGGACCATAGTTGGGTGGGGACTGGCAAGACAGTGGTCATACAGGGAGATGGGAGCGAAGAAGCAGCAAGTACAGAGCCTAAGAAAGGTGGGTGCTGTTCATCTTAG
- the LOC101295020 gene encoding putative yippee-like protein Os10g0369500-like, with amino-acid sequence MGRLFIETLSGIKIFKCRCCKVDTASHSEIVSKDFQGRYGRAYLFRNVVNICLGPIEERNLISGLHIVNDIYCSSCQQILGWKYEKAYEPGEKYKEGMYILEKERLMKEGW; translated from the exons ATGGGAAGGCTATTCATAGAAACACTGAGCGGCATAAAGATCTTCAAATGCAGATGTTGCAAGGTGGACACTGCCTCCCACAGCGAAATCGTTTCCAAGGACTTTCAGGGCCGTTACGGCAGAGCTTATCTCTTCAGAAACGT GGTGAATATATGTCTTGGGCCTATTGAAGAGCGGAATTTGATTAGTGGATTGCATATTGTGAATGATATTTACTGCAGTTCTTGCCAACAAATTCTGGGTTGGAAATAT GAGAAGGCTTATGAACCAGGCGAGAAGTATAAAGAAGGAATGTACATCCTAGAGAAGGAACGACTGATGAAGGAAGGGTGGTGA
- the LOC101313295 gene encoding pentatricopeptide repeat-containing protein At4g16470-like: MKALISTHYITKTTPLSLLSSASKSIRSYPPTQFKTPNFLHQPNTFVPYASLSSEIAPTGALEMDAASRRQQRSGEIHVVVGPMFAGKTTTLLRRIQSEKVDGRPQKHMQLNKTLKGLCYSGRLAEAVGMLCRAGVKAEPETYALLLQECIIWKEYMKGKRIHAQMIVVGFVENEYLKTKLLILYAKSGDLGTAHYLFDMLLDRSLVSWNAIIAGYVQKGHEDVGLGLYHKMRQSGFIPDQYTFASVFRTCATLATLEDGKQAHGVMIKCQIVGNVVVNSALMDMYFKCSDLSDGHKVFDASQNRNAITWTALISGYGQHGRVHEVLDYFHRMKAEGIRPNYVTFIAVLSACSHGGLSNEAWEYFSSMTRDYGIQPRGQHYAALVDLLGRAGRLEEAYEFILNSPCKEHSVMWGAFLWACLWDSVAKLRAKMSDLGMIKDNVAVIKSNKDTRYGLDSIVTHDGVKLPCWALPNLSSFKQKFGLDAYEQLDVIGIDEAQFFGDLYDFCCEAADHDGKKVIVAGLDGDYLRRSFGSVLDIIPLADSVTKLTSRCELCGKPAFFTLRKTEEIQTEVIGGADVYMPVCRKHYVNGQVAIQAARVVLESQVHCGSCA; this comes from the exons ATGAAGGCTCTCATCTCAACCCACTACATCACCAAGACCACACCTTTATCCCTCTTATCTTCAGCCTCTAAATCAATCCGTTCCTACCCACCAACCCAATTCAAAACCCCCAATTTCCTCCACCAACCCAATACTTTTGTGCCCTATGCTTCTCTCTCTTCCGAGATAGCCCCCACCGGAGCTCTTGAAATGGACGCGGCGTCTCGCCGGCAGCAACGCTCCGGTGAGATTCACGTCGTCGTTGGTCCAATGTTTGCCGGAAAGACCACCACGCTTCTTCGCAGGATTCAATCCGAGAAAGTCGATGGCAG GCCCCAAAAGCATATGCAACTGAATAAAACGTTGAAGGGACTTTGTTATTCAGGACGATTGGCAGAAGCTGTTGGAATGTTGTGTCGTGCAGGAGTCAAGGCAGAACCAGAGACGTATGCTCTTCTATTGCAAGAGTGCATTATTTGGAAAGAGTATATGAAAGGAAAAAGAATTCATGCCCAAATGATAGTTGTGGGGTTTGTTGAGAATGAATATTTGAAGACCAAGTTGTTGATCTTGTACGCAAAGTCTGGGGATTTAGGAACGGCTCACTATTTGTTTGATATGTTGCTTGATAGAAGCTTGGTTTCATGGAATGCAATAATTGCTGGGTATGTGCAAAAGGGGCATGAAGATGTTGGGTTGGGTCTTTATCACAAGATGAGACAGAGTGGTTTTATACCTGACCAATATACATTTGCTTCAGTCTTCAGGACATGTGCCACTTTGGCAACTCTGGAGGATGGGAAGCAAGCCCACGGTGTCATGATAAAATGCCAAATTGTAGGGAATGTTGTAGTCAATAGTGCCCTCATGGATATGTACTTTAAATGTAGTGATTTATCTGATGGGCATAAGGTATTTGATGCATCTCAAAATAGGAATGCCATTACCTGGACTGCTCTGATATCCGGGTACGGTCAACATGGAAGAGTTCACGAGGTCTTAGATTATTTTCATAGGATGAAAGCTGAAGGTATCAGACCAAACTATGTTACTTTTATTGCAGTTCTTTCTGCATGTAGTCATGGAGGTTTGTCTAATGAGGCTTGGGAATATTTTTCTTCCATGACAAGAGATTATGGAATTCAGCCAAGAGGACAGCATTATGCAGCCTTGGTAGACCTTTTAGGACGTGCTGGGAGGTTAGAAGAAGCATATGAGTTTATTCTGAACTCTCCTTGTAAGGAGCACTCAGTGATGTGGGGTGCTTTTCTTTGGGCTTGT TTGTGGGACAGTGTTGCTAAGCTTAGGGCTAAGATGAGTGATTTGGGGATGATAAAGGA TAACGTTGCAGTAATAAAATCAAACAAGGATACAAGATATGGATTGGATTCGATTGTGACACATGATGGGGTTAAATTGCCTTGTTGGGCATTACCAAATCTGTCATCATTCAAACAAAAGTTTGGTCTTGATGCATATGAGCAG CTAGATGTAATCGGTATTGATGAAGCTCAGTTCTTTGGAGATCTTTATGATTTCTGCTGTGAAGCTGCTGATCATGATGGCAAAAAAGTAATAGTTGCTGGACTAGATGGGGACTATTTGAG GAGGAGCTTTGGTTCTGTGCTTGATATAATTCCCCTTGCTGATTCTGTAACCAAGTTAACTTCTCGATGTGAACTTTGTGGGAAACCGGCTTTTTTCACATTACGGAAGACGGAGGAGATACAGACTGAAGTGATTGGCGGGGCTGATGTATACATGCCTGTATGTCGAA